A stretch of Misgurnus anguillicaudatus unplaced genomic scaffold, ASM2758022v2 HiC_scaffold_33, whole genome shotgun sequence DNA encodes these proteins:
- the LOC129437059 gene encoding uncharacterized protein, which translates to MCSVKLIDCTNLMMKIKTEPTEIKTEPTEIKTEPTEIKTELTEIKTELTEIKTEPTEIKTEPTEEKGRTEEDDDFISSDVKSDSCLDIEIMSSTSKELLTAQTLSCITCGKTFSSQRHLERHERKHTEQKLFTRSEISFTTLQEKKLHSEDHREKKKKKQFHCEQCGKICVSSSGLNVHMRIHSDEKPFNCTECGKYFTIKQNLDIHQRIHTGEKPYECPHCEKRFSCKHNLKRHVLLHTNERPYQCSECGKTFRDSRSLKSHQNIHIREKFYQCLHCDKCYGHKYQLIIHERRHTGEKPYVCAHCGKSFTNSPQFRVHQRVHTGEKPYHCSVCGKSFSVKHTLLKHKRIHTGEKPFKCSQCDKTFACSSSLKNHERVHSGEKPYHCSVCGKSFGQRGTLQNHKRLHTGEKPFKCSQCDKTFSKSDHLKSHQRLHTGEKP; encoded by the exons atgtgttcagttaaacttatcgactgcacgaacctcatgatgaagattaaaactgaacccacagaaattaaaactgaacccacagaaatcaaaactgaacccacagaaatcaaaactgaactcacagaaatcaaaactgaactcacagaaatcaaaactgaacccacagaaatcaaaactgaacccacagaagagAAAGGTCGTACTGAGgaagatgatgattttatttcaTCAG atgtgaagagtgattcatgtttggatatagaaataatgtcctcaacatcaaaagagttactgacagcacaaactctttcctgcatcacctgtggaaagacattcagctcacagagacatttagagagacatgagagaaaacacacagaacagaaactcttcaccagatctgagatcagctttactaccttacaagagaagaaacttcattcagaagaccacagagagaagaagaagaagaagcagtttcactgtgagcagtgtgggaaGATTTGTGTCTCTTCCTCTGGTCTAAATGTTCACATGAGGATacacagtgatgaaaagcctttcaactgcactgaatgtggaaaaTACTTCACAATCAAACAAAATCTTGATAttcatcagagaattcacacaggagaaaaaccttacgagtgtcctcactgtgagaagagattTAGCTGTAAACATAATCTGAAGAGACATGTGCTTTtacacaccaatgagagaccgtatcagtgcagtgaATGTGGGAAAACCTTTAGGGATTCACGTTCATTAAAATCACACCAGAATATTCACATTAGAGAGAAATTCTATCAGTGTTTACACTGTGATAAATGTTACGGTCATAAATATCAGCTGATAATCCATGAGAGAcgtcatactggagagaaaccttacgtctgcgctcactgtggaaagagtttcactaATTCACCTCAATTCAGagtccatcagagagttcatactggagagaaaccttatcactgtagtgtctgtgggaagagttttagtgtaAAGCATACATTACTAAAGcacaagagaattcatacaggtgaaaaacctttcaaatgctctcagtgtgacaagacgtttgctTGTTCAAGTAGCTTAAAAAACCACGAAAGAGTTCAttctggagagaaaccttatcactgtagtgtctgtggaaagagttttggACAACGGGGTACATTACAAAATCACAAGagacttcatacaggtgaaaaacctttcaaatgctctcagtgtgacaagacttTTTCTAAGTCAGATCACTTAAAATCTCATCAGAgacttcatactggagagaaaccataa